The genomic DNA CGACCGCTTTTAACTGTGGTAATACGcaaagaattatttttatttcacctAAAATATGAGCTGGCATTTGGTTTACTATATGGAGGTGACACGCGAATAAAAACCTTAATTACAATGGGTATAAAGATGGTGCGAAGTGATCCCATCAGTTACTTGAACTGGTGACAAGAGCGAGAAGTCAGAGAATTCTGAATTCCAAAACGATTAAAAAGGCGGAAACGAAAATTCTCCAAGGTAAGGTTTTGAAAGCCATTGTAGGTTTTTGGTATTGATGGAGCTATCGTCATGTTCTGGTGCTTTGAGCATAATATCGTTAAAATGGGTATACCCCATTATTCAATCTCTCTTTACAATTCCGCTCCCGCGGCCTGtcttttcaatgttttgttAGCTGGGGCGAACTCACTGATGACCCTAGTTTCTTTATTGCATTGAAAGTCTTTTTCAAAAAGCCCTGTCATTTACAAAAACTATGTTTGACCCATCCTTATGTGGTCTTTCTGTTGTCAGTAAAAAAGTATTAGGCGGGGTCGAATTGTTCCCACAAATTCTTCACCGTCTTTCTGCGCTTTTATGGACTTAACTCAAAGATTTGTTGCTTGTCCAAAGACTGTAACGTtatgaaacaagttttaaacAGTGTGAATATAATTGCTTGTTACAATTCTCATTGGTTGTGTGATTTAAGGTTGACCTTTCGTTGCCGAAAATAGCGTCTCCGTTTCGCCTTTGTTCGGCAAGATTTGTCAGCCGACGAATGCTTGTTTGCTCATCTTGCAGTATTCTGTTATGAAACGACATCAACTCGCCATTATAAAGACTATAAGAGGATATTACTGTAGTGTGACTGACGGACTTCTTTTCGGCTTAGTCCACATTAAAACTAAGCGCCAGATCTGTCGATTATGTCACTGACCTTAacccattttgctgtttgttcaTATTGACCAATTCTACAAAAAAACTGCATTCATTTTGTAATGGTCCCGCTAGGGATAGCCGTATCTCAAATCATACTACTAGAATGCTaagaatttgaaataaagaaaagaaacaactttCAGAACTTCGATTAAAAAGAACGTCACGAGCTTAATACAACGAAACAAACTAAGTCGTGTGATATTTTACTCCTTAAACTTGAAACTAGAACAAGCCTTCTACACCACTTCAAGAAATCAGTACTCATGAAAACGACGAATTAACTCTTTTTATTCTGTGCTGTGCAATGACTCTGCACAAACCAAACGCTAGTTTGGTACACGTTTAAAAGAGCACCGAAAAATCTCCGTTTTGTCGACGCAACGTTGCCAAACCAAACATACCATTGCGTGGGATAATCAGTCCAAAATTATCACCACCAAGCGACGACAACATCAGTGAATATGTTTGAGGGCTTGGCACATTAATTTCGCCCACGCCCCCTTCAATCCAAGATGCACGACAATGGCTCTTTTTCCTTAAACTTACTTACAtctcattaaaaagaaaagacgCTAATAATTGAAAAAAGACTGTTGGCGCAACCTTAGATCACTAGCAACGGAGTGTCGAAACATCGGCTCTTCAGTGAATCGTTTTCCATTTGATAGAACtaaccggccagaccgggcatttggaaggactaaccgTCCTGCAACGCCTTCGAATTAAAAGACTTTGAGGATGATACATTCTCCTCCAGAAAAATGCTGCAGATTATCATGCAAGAGTTCCTTTAAACTGTTACATTTCCATTGCAATTGGGCCGGTTTGGGAAGaggttctgacaaaaggaaagctccCCGTTGCTCAAAGCACTaactgttggttaagaggtatcaaaacttaCAGATTTCCAAGGTATTTAACTCTGGTCagcactaaccatgcttcgagcaacccattGCAGGCCAGGTTGCAGCGTGAACCTAACTAACTCTACCTAGTTAGGGTTTAATGGTTGATTTGTGATTCGCAATGAACAGAAACTCCGTTCAACCGAAGGAAATAAAGAGGAGGTACAAGAATTATATTTTTTGGGATAAAGCCAGACAATGTAAACAGTCTTAAAAATGGGTAACCTTTGATGCACATTTACGGACAAAGAAAAACGGAGAGACAAATAGGGTTGTGATTTCTGGatttatcacatacggggcaaaattactgaatgctgatttgTTGAGAGAGGGGGtatttttccttaatcacgaGAGCACTTTTGGTAAtaaagagggcatgattacttgatcctgattggttaacagtcgcttatccagagcaagcaaAGTTACAAGAGAGTCTTTTTGTCCAcatattaaaatacattttaagcgctatttctgttgacagcaacggtgtattgaattgaactttaaccgatCATTGCAGCGTGTTGATTTTCTTCAATAaatttgccctttatgtgataagcATGTAATCGTAGTTTACCCTCGTGCCCATGCGATCTCAtatacaaaacaccatttaGTCTCTTTCGACtgacattttttccaaaattataattttatttagatGGAAGAGACGTCCTCAACGCAGCCGAAATCAGAGCAGCCAAACCCATGCAGCTCTCCAACAGTGGCCAAGAAACCCTGCTCATCGTCTTTACCGGAACAAATCAGTTTACAAATTCTGCACCATGCTCTGTTTGGCTCCAAACCAGTCAAGATAGTGAACATTAAAAACACGTCTCACAGCTCAGGTTTTGTAATAATGATACACATCATAAACATATTATGAGGAGCGAGGGTCAAATTAAAGCAACGGAATAGCCGGAGAAAAACAAGTCGGAACTGAATAGTGAACCCTTGAATTTCGCCCATAAACAGGGGCACATCATTGAAGGGCGAGCGTCTACGCATATCATTATCAAGAATCACAATGACTCGTTCCCAGAAGCTAAGATCACCCATTACTAACATTGAATTCTCAGTTGTCAAGAATAACTTTTTACgataagtttttaatttcattctAGATGATGAATGGGAACATGAGATTTCTCAAGAGACAGAAACTGACAATGGTCGcactttgaaaacaaatttgaagCTCAGTTACGCCGTAGCTTCATTCCCTGATGAAGTAAATATTTGCACGTCGAGCATTCCTGGAACGAACTATGGGGTCTGTGCTAAACAACACATTCCTGTGGGTACGTGGATTGGTCCATACGAAGGCAAATGCGTCAGAGTGGATGACGTCACGACTGATATGAACACATCACACATGTGGGAGGTGAGATGTCGCGGGTTGAGGAGCCTCAATATTAAGAACCGAAAATGCGTATAGATTTCAAACAGTCAGCCTCTCGTTAtcacttttgtttctttcaaacaCATTTCGGTCAGAAAATTTTTGAGTGGCATTATATCCTGTTATTCCTTAATATCTGGCATATATACATGTGGCCTCGACTTTGCAGATCGTAGGCGTAAAATTCAAAGAATAATATTTAGCCTTAAACGCGGCAAGAAGGACTTACTTGACTGTAAACAACAAATAATAAACGACAGCGGCCATTTTAGGTTTATGATGTAAGTCGATGAGCAAATAACAATTATGTAATCTACTTTTTTTCCTGTAGATATACGAAGACAACCAATTAAACTACTTCTTAGATGGTAGTGACAAAAACACATCTAGCTGGATGCGCTTCATACGATGCGCACGTCATAAACAGGAACAAAACTTGTTTGCGTTTCAGCATAACAAGTCTATATTTTATCGAGCATTCCGTGACATTCCACGCGGATGTGAGCTATTGGTCTGGTACGAGGACAGCTATATGCAACACATGGGAATACCGGTGGGGATTGGGAACAAGAGTCCGCCACTTCAGGTTCCAGGTATTGCTTTTCACTTTTAACAAGAAGTGTTTCAACTGGTAACCTCTAGGTTACCGCAAAAatatttccgtttttttttttcggaatttGATTTTTGACAAGTCATGAAACTTCATCAAAATTAAGAACAAACGAGAAGTGAAATGCTGATCATGCAAACAGTGAAGGAATATCCGTTGTATTATACAATTATTTaccaccgaagtggaggtgaatcatgatagtggtggatatttatcaAACCGCGAAGCGGGGAGGTAAATACCCACCACTTCAACTTCAATGTAAATTGTAAAGCCTATTAGAAGACAAACCAGCAAAATGCAAAGGAAAAACGCCAAAATACTAGCTTTTTGGTGCTGAAATTTTCtcgaaagaaaatattttacgGCTAGGGTCAATTTCAAAATTCTTCTCGGTTTTGCCGAAAAAAGATCAAGTGAGAGACATCTCATTGCAGGTCGTGTGTCAAGTGACAGTCGACAGTCAGGAGATCCCGAGATATTTGAGAAAGCTCAGAAGAGGTGCGCACCAGACAGATCAGGATTGCACCGAGGTCGCAAAAGAAGATCATCAACACAAACTGTGTTTAATTTATTGCTTGAAGGAATGTCTGATGAATGTTCAGCTTCCTTATCAAAACGACAAAACAAAGGATGTCCAGCAAACCACGATAACAGAAACAACATCTCTGTGGCTTTCGGTGATGTGGGAGGGAAAATGCTACGCGGAAACGCGCATTACAAAAAGCTTGACACAAGCGAACATGACGGTCTCCCGCGTAAGGGCAGGATGACTGATGATGCGTTAGACAATATTGCAGATGGGGGAGAGTTTAAGTGCGGCCAGTGCAAAAAAACCTTTGCCCAGCGATCGCTTCTCAACAATCACCTATGCTCGCGCATGCCCTGTAAACCCTATAGATGTGGGCATTGCCAAGAGGCTTTTGCACAACCAAGAGAACTGCGTATGCACGCTGTGATACATGTAAGCGAGAAACCATTCAAGTGTGGCTATTGTTTGCGAGCATTTTCAGGAGCCACGACCTTGAACAATCATGTGCGCACGCATACTGGTGAGAAACCATTTCTGTGTGAGGTGTGTGGAAAGTCGTTTTCCCAAGCTTTTCAGCTAAGCCGACATCGTAGGATTTGCGTGCAATCTACAGATTaaacatttgaaatttaaagagatttaaaggaaaatttatTATTACAATTGTAAGCtgtaaccatagttaatagaggggaatggttatgaaacccgacaaatttcgttgttgtaggtttttgttgtcgtttttagccttgaccgtgcacaaaacacaatagttgtttactccataCTGCGGAACtagccaatagaaacgtgttggttacgtaattcatgcacaGTGTATGAGCGGAAAAcgaaagattgtgcacggtcgtggactttccaacctaaatcttcgctgctttgtttgctcttttgatgttcgccgagcttccaaaccattcccctctattaactgtGCTGTAACCAAACAACTCTGTGCTACTTAGACTTAGCTCTTCTTCGGCGAAGAAGTTCCGTTAATTAATAGACACGTGTttcgtttttaaaaatttcacaGTGGAAGAACTTTTTAGGGGGATGTTTCCCACAATAAATGAAATTTTAGGATCACGTTTTGTGATTTAGTCTGGGCGGTGCAATTTAGACGACTTGGGCTAAACTTTAAAGTTGTTTTGGGGAAAACCCAGATATTTTCTACCACAAATCTTCAAAGTCT from Montipora capricornis isolate CH-2021 chromosome 2, ASM3666992v2, whole genome shotgun sequence includes the following:
- the LOC138038395 gene encoding putative histone-lysine N-methyltransferase PRDM6 — protein: MEETSSTQPKSEQPNPCSSPTVAKKPCSSSLPEQISLQILHHALFGSKPVKIVNIKNTSHSSDDEWEHEISQETETDNGRTLKTNLKLSYAVASFPDEVNICTSSIPGTNYGVCAKQHIPVGTWIGPYEGKCVRVDDVTTDMNTSHMWEIYEDNQLNYFLDGSDKNTSSWMRFIRCARHKQEQNLFAFQHNKSIFYRAFRDIPRGCELLVWYEDSYMQHMGIPVGIGNKSPPLQVPGRVSSDSRQSGDPEIFEKAQKRCAPDRSGLHRGRKRRSSTQTVFNLLLEGMSDECSASLSKRQNKGCPANHDNRNNISVAFGDVGGKMLRGNAHYKKLDTSEHDGLPRKGRMTDDALDNIADGGEFKCGQCKKTFAQRSLLNNHLCSRMPCKPYRCGHCQEAFAQPRELRMHAVIHVSEKPFKCGYCLRAFSGATTLNNHVRTHTGEKPFLCEVCGKSFSQAFQLSRHRRICVQSTD